In one window of Verrucomicrobiia bacterium DNA:
- a CDS encoding MFS transporter — MNDAERTALTYRLERWRALSSGILETAGTTFLLLIAVRWFEAGAWSKALVAAGSSVGLLLTPLVVAWVARKRLRPSDAARRLLNAGAVSFLALAMVPRLPLFVAGSVLAMATFTAVVPLLTHMYQENYPAAERGRLFSRTVVIRILAAAGFAKLAGLFLAEDMARFRWLLVVFAGACLAAGELLRRCPTAPLHDDGGRHPLRAMRFVREDAVFRRTLIAWMLMGFANLMMLPLRVEYLAHERYGLQLSADRIALYTAVLPNLARVVMSPVWGWVFDRMNFFALRVTLNVGFLVGILAFFTTGSPTGLVVGSLVYGVSNAGGDVAWSLWVTKFAPPNRVADYMAVHTFFTGLRGVLAPLTAFLLAGRVSLPTLGYFAAALIAISCLVLLRELPRNRRHAPPPPMSGDPIR; from the coding sequence GTGAACGACGCCGAACGCACGGCCTTGACGTACCGGCTGGAGCGTTGGCGGGCATTGAGCAGCGGAATCCTCGAGACCGCCGGCACCACCTTCCTGCTCCTCATCGCCGTGCGCTGGTTCGAGGCGGGAGCCTGGTCCAAGGCCCTGGTTGCCGCCGGCAGCAGTGTGGGGCTTCTGCTGACGCCCCTGGTGGTGGCCTGGGTGGCTCGAAAGCGCCTGCGTCCTTCGGACGCTGCCCGGCGATTGCTCAACGCGGGAGCCGTGTCGTTCCTTGCGCTGGCGATGGTTCCCAGGCTGCCGCTGTTCGTGGCCGGTTCGGTTCTCGCCATGGCCACCTTCACCGCGGTGGTGCCCCTGCTCACCCACATGTACCAGGAGAATTACCCGGCCGCCGAGCGGGGCCGGTTGTTCTCGCGCACGGTCGTGATCCGCATCCTTGCGGCGGCCGGGTTCGCCAAACTGGCCGGGTTGTTTCTGGCGGAGGACATGGCGCGGTTCCGCTGGCTGCTGGTGGTCTTCGCAGGGGCCTGCCTGGCGGCGGGAGAGCTGTTGCGCCGCTGCCCGACGGCGCCGCTCCACGACGACGGCGGACGACACCCGTTGAGGGCGATGCGGTTCGTGCGCGAGGACGCGGTGTTCCGGCGGACGCTGATTGCGTGGATGCTGATGGGGTTCGCCAACCTGATGATGCTGCCGCTGCGGGTCGAGTACCTCGCGCATGAGCGGTACGGACTGCAGCTTTCCGCCGACCGCATCGCCCTGTACACGGCGGTCCTGCCGAACCTCGCCCGGGTGGTGATGAGCCCGGTCTGGGGTTGGGTCTTCGACCGGATGAACTTCTTCGCGCTGCGCGTCACGCTGAACGTTGGATTCCTGGTGGGGATTCTCGCCTTCTTCACCACCGGCAGCCCGACGGGACTGGTCGTCGGATCGCTGGTGTACGGCGTTTCCAACGCCGGCGGCGACGTGGCATGGAGCCTGTGGGTCACCAAGTTCGCCCCGCCCAACCGGGTCGCCGACTACATGGCGGTCCACACCTTCTTCACCGGGTTGCGCGGGGTTCTCGCCCCGCTGACCGCCTTTCTGCTGGCCGGCCGGGTTTCCCTGCCAACCCTGGGCTACTTCGCCGCCGCCCTGATTGCCATCTCCTGCCTGGTCCTGCTGCGTGAACTTCCCCGAAACCGACGTCACGCGCCCCCTCCACCGATGTCCGGCGATCCGATCCGATGA